From Zingiber officinale cultivar Zhangliang chromosome 5B, Zo_v1.1, whole genome shotgun sequence, the proteins below share one genomic window:
- the LOC121986714 gene encoding uncharacterized protein LOC121986714, protein MEETGRINVTMTTGEYELFKEAKKQAASARQTTVSRSHKLPNVSKEPTNISDRGSKRNKDPEDHLCKFRNAALLHQYSDVIKCRVFLNTLSGSAQKWFDGLPHGSITCFQDFKIVFLRHFASSRKYQKMDHCLFALKQGSAEPLRSYIKRFNQVAQDVPSATTEILMNVFSHGLVEGEFFRDLIRNPVKNFDKMLERAASYIHVEKV, encoded by the exons ATGGAAGAGACCGGCAGAATCAACGTCACTATGACAACAGGAGAATATGAGCTCTTTAAAGAGGCCAAGAAGCAGGCGGCTTCAGCAAGACAAACTACTGTTTCCCGATCGCACAAACTGCCCAATGTTTCCAAAGAGCCCACGAATATTTCTGATCGGGGATCTAAAAGAAA CAAGGACCCTGAAGATCATCTCTGCAAGTTCAGGAATGCGGCATTGTTACATCAATATAGTGATGTCATCAAGTGTCGAGTATTTCTGAATACTTTGTCAGGCTCAGCGCAAAAATGGTTTGATGGACTGCCACACGGATCCATCACTTGTTTTCAAGACTTCAAAATCGTTTTCCTGCGTCACTTCGCTAGTAGCAGGAAGTATCAAAAAATGGACCACTGCCTCTTTGCCCTCAAGCAAGGATCCGCTGAACCTTTAAGAAGTTATATTAAgcgctttaatcaagtggctcaggaTGTCCCATCTGCCACTACGGAGATACTGATGAACGTCTTCTCACATGGATTGGtggaaggggaattcttcagagACCTCATCCGTAATCCTGTGAAGAATTTTGATAAAATGCTGGAAAGAGCAGCCAGCTATATTCATGTGGAGAAGGTGTAG